A stretch of Phaeodactylum tricornutum CCAP 1055/1 chromosome 26, whole genome shotgun sequence DNA encodes these proteins:
- a CDS encoding predicted protein has translation MTVNGELLTGLGIALAIFLSSVGACYGSVYAGVFALRHASRGILSFAPVGIAGVLAIYGTIISMLLCGKLGSDHTLSAAEGYRYLASGLSVGLACFSSGLGIGKFLQEHVNGASLYTTTSMLPLLVVLVFLEAIGLYGLVVALILQKDSA, from the exons ATGACTGTCAACGGGGAACTTCTTACCGGTCTCGGTATCGCACTGGccatttttctttcgagcgtCGGCGCTTGTTACGGATCGGTCTACGCCGGAGTCTTTGCGTTGCGCCACGCTTCCCGGGGTATTCTGTCCTTCGCTCCCGTTGGGATTGCCGGGGTCTTGGCCATCTACGGCACCATCATTTCCATGCTTTTGTGCGGCAAGTTGGGATCCGACCATACTTTGTCCGCAGCAGAAGGATATCGCTACTTGGCGTCTGGTCTGAGTGTGGGTCTCGCCTGCTTCAGTAGCGGCCTGGGGATCGGCAAATTCTTGCAGGAACACGTGAACGGT GCTTCCTTGTATACCACCACCAGCATGCTTCCgcttttggttgttttggTGTTTTTGGAAGCTATTGGCTTGTATGGTTTGGTCGTGGCTTTgattttgcaaaaggatTCTGCCTAG
- a CDS encoding predicted protein has translation MMMIRTTARVLLVAVLTLGVLLPSATSRDLSLIAEVSAESIPHEESSSTAYIVSRDASERSQARDSSDEEFGNLDASVSGKSGDSWLSNNFAADGCDCVCDCEEQDLDCSCVCKCDEEQDSVTHIDDYQQAQEAEVLPQRRRRRMEDEFGSTMSMAMPTAGPMTFVGEAPSTPPNGPPISKPTPPGMGMGTGMMSMGKGKGKGMSMAMGMGMSQAMGMMAMGKGKGKGKGKGMSMGMSMGMSQAMSQGMSMGMSMSMGMSMGNGASSNGSSLQSKLSQLLNKYKSKSKNMK, from the coding sequence ATGATGATGATACGAACGACAGCTCGCGTCCTTTTGGTCGCGGTGTTGACCTTGGGTGTGTTGTTGCCGTCGGCGACGTCTCGTGATCTTTCGCTGATCGCCGAAGTCTCCGCGGAAAGCATTCCTCACGAAGAATCTTCCTCGACTGCTTACATCGTCTCTCGCGATGCCTCGGAACGTAGTCAGGCTCGCGACTCCTCCGATGAAGAGTTCGGCAACTTGGACGCGTCGGTCAGCGGCAAAAGCGGAGATTCTTGGCTGAGCAACAACTTTGCTGCCGACGGCTGCGACTGCGTGTGTGATTGCGAAGAGCAAGACTTGGACTGCAGCTGTGTTTGCAAGTGCGATGAAGAACAAGACTCGGTGACGCATATCGACGATTACCAGCAAGCTCAAGAAGCCGAAGTGTTGCCGCAACGTCGGCGAAGGCGCATGGAAGACGAGTTCGGGAGCACGATGTCCATGGCCATGCCTACCGCAGGTCCCATGACCTTCGTTGGAGAAGCCCCCTCGACGCCGCCTAATGGTCCCCCTATTTCCAAGCCAACTCCACCAGGAATGGGTATGGGTACGGGTATGATGAGCATgggaaaaggcaaaggaaaggGAATGAGCATGGCTATGGGCATGGGCATGAGTCAGGCCATGGGTATGATGGCCATgggaaaaggcaaaggaaaggGCAAAGGGAAGGGAATGAGCATGGGTATGAGCATGGGTATGAGTCAGGCAATGAGCCAGGGAATGAGCATGGGAATGAGTATGAGCATGGGAATGAGCATGGGGAATGGGGCCTCCAGCAATGGCAGCTCTCTCCAATCCAAACTTTCTCAATTACTTAACAAATACAAGTCCAAAAGCAAGAACATGAAGTAA
- a CDS encoding predicted protein has product MKTTFCLAVCVASAAAFVPATKPSFGTKLAAKQNFLEAEPYFDQSTVPVNVYKNKAPFTGKVVSSKRIVGPKATGETCHIIIDHNGDFPFWEGQSWGVIPPGTREKDGKPHSVRLYSIASTRYGDDMTGKTGSLCVRRATYWCPDLKADDPAKKGICSNFLCDTKPGDEVNMTGPAGKVMLLPEEEPDTDYIMVATGTGIAPYRGFVRRLFTEETPAGEAYKGQAWLFLGVANSDALLYDDEWQTVLKEYPENFRLDYALSREQENKNGGKMYIQDKVEEYADEIFAKLDSGAHIYFCGLKGMMPGIQDMLKSVCEEKKVDYDEWLKGLKSKKQWHVEVY; this is encoded by the exons ATGAAGACTACCTTTTGCCTTGCCGTATGTGTGGCTTCCGCCGCTGCCTTTGTTCCGGCAACCAAGCCGTCCTTTGG AACCAAGCTTGCTGCCAAGCAGAACTTCTTGGAAGCCGAGCCGTACTTTGACCAGTCCACCGTTCCGGTTAACGTGTACAAGAACAAGGCCCCCTTCACGGGCAAGGTTGTTTCCAGCAAGCGCATCGTCGGACCCAAGGCTACCGGCGAGACTTGCCACATTATTATCGACCACAATGGAGACTTTCCCTTTTGGGAGGGTCAATCCTGGGGAGTCATTCCCCCGGGCACCCGTGAAAAGGACGGCAAGCCGCATTCGGTCCGCCTGTACTCAATCGCCTCCACCCGCTACGGAGACGACATGACCGGCAAGACGGGTTCCCTTTGCGTGCGTCGGGCGACCTACTGGTGCCCCGACCTCAAGGCCGACGATCCGGCCAAGAAGGGAATCTGCTCCAACTTTCTGTGCGACACCAAACCCGGTGACGAAGTCAACATGACCGGACCCGCCGGGAAAGTCATGCTTTTGCCCGAAGAAGAACCGGACACGGACTACATCATGGTAGCCACCGGTACTGGTATTGCCCCCTACCGTGGCTTCGTCCGTCGTCTTTTTACGGAAGAAACTCCAGCAGGAGAAGCTTACAAGGGCCAAGCCTGGCTCTTCCTCGGCGTCGCCAACAGCGACGCTCTTCtctacgacgacgagtgGCAGACGGTCCTCAAGGAATACCCCGAAAACTTCCGCCTCGACTACGCGCTTTCCCGCGAAcaggaaaacaaaaacggTGGCAAGATGTACATTCAGGATAAGGTGGAGGAGTACGCCGACGAAATCTTTGCCAAGCTGGACAGTGGAGCCCACATTTACTTCTGCGGCCTCAAGGGTATGATGCCCGGAATCCAGGACATGCTCAAGTCCGTCtgcgaagaaaagaaagtcgACTACGACGAATGGCTCAAGGGACTCAAGTCCAAGAAGCAGTGGCATGTGGAAGTCTACTAA
- a CDS encoding predicted protein, translated as MGLLKHAILPFFLALHGYALYRWVRYEGTIDRALDAVVPWTLLLDTSSSWMGTGAAAHAVLLVNGAAGVLREGAHYRGMAILLEIVYFGWELYDAWIKNSPTEVLVGIVAVAIVGASVHSMEPGIFAKDKNKKTKAS; from the coding sequence ATGGGACTCTTGAAACACGCCATTCTACCGTTCTTCCTCGCGTTGCACGGCTACGCCTTGTACCGTTGGGTCCGCTACGAGGGTACTATAGATCGGGCCCTGGACGCGGTCGTTCCCTGGACCTTACTTCTCGATacctcgtcgtcgtggatgGGAACGGGAGCCGCCGCTCACGCCGTCTTGCTGGTCAACGGCGCCGCCGGAGTCCTACGGGAAGGTGCACACTACCGCGGCATGGCGATTCTACTAGAAATCGTCTACTTTGGATGGGAACTCTACGATGCCTGGATCAAGAACAGCCCCACGGAAGTACTCGTGGGCATAGTCGCCGTGGCCATCGTTGGAGCCTCGGTACACTCCATGGAACCCGGGATCTTTGCCAAGGATAAGAACAAGAAAACCAAAGCATCCTAG
- a CDS encoding predicted protein: MDVISRLLKDRILLLGQGVDDEVANVLVAQLLYLANEDPEKDITLYINSPGGSVSAGMAIYDTMQYVPCDVSTVCFGMAASMGAFLLGAGAKGKRRALPNSRIMIHQPLGGAQGQAADIEIQAKEILFIREVLNTYIAEYCDQPKDKIEADCDRDFFMTPEEAVEYGIIDEVVKTKTSHIVKPEMPIL, encoded by the exons ATGGATGTCATTAGTCGGCTGCTCAAGGACCGTATCTTGCTTTTGGGACAGGGTGTGGATGACGAAGTCGCTAACGTGTTGGTGGCGCAGCTATTGTACCTTGCCAACGAAGATCCGGAAAAGGACATTACGTTGTACATCAATAGCCCG GGTGGTTCCGTGAGTGCCGGCATGGCCATTTACGACACAATGCAGTACGTACCGTGCGATGTTTCGACCGTTTGTTTCGGAATGGCCGCTTCCATGGGAGCTTTTCTGCTCGGAGCCGGGGCCAAAGGTAAACGACGGGCTCTGCCCAACTCGCGCATCATGATCCATCAACCTCTCGGGGGCGCACAGGGACAGGCGGCAGATATCGAAATCCAGGCCAAGGAAATCCTGTTCATTCGGGAAGTTCTCAACACGTACATTGCCGAGTACTGTGATCAGCCCAAGGATAAGATCGAGGCCGATTGCGATCGGGATTTCTTCATGACTCCGGAAGAGGCGGTCGAGTACGGTATTATTGATGAGGTTGTCAAGACCAAGACATCCCACATTGTGAAACCGGAAATGCCCATCTTGTAG
- a CDS encoding predicted protein, whose amino-acid sequence ISALDIRVGRVLKVWEHPEADKLYCEEIDVGEDEPRQIASGLRPHLQPEDIDGRLVLVLCNLKERKLVGFASHGMVLCASNADHSEVRLVNPPVDARIGERVSIPDFDFTSEEGAPFAENKVGKKKIVEQLAPYLVTNRYGVPEFLGRPFVTSAGVCTTSIPDGTVS is encoded by the coding sequence ATTTCGGCGCTGGACATTCGTGTAGGTCGGGTATTGAAAGTCTGGGAACACCCGGAAGCCGACAAGCTCTACTGCGAAGAGATTGACGTCGGCGAAGACGAACCGCGACAGATTGCTTCCGGTCTGCGACCGCACCTGCAACCCGAAGACATTGACGGCCGGCTGGTTCTGGTCTTGTGTAATTTGAAGGAACGTAAACTGGTCGGTTTTGCCAGTCACGGCATGGTGTTGTGCGCGTCGAACGCGGACCACTCGGAGGTGCGGTTGGTAAATCCGCCGGTGGACGCCCGGATTGGCGAACGCGTGTCAATTCCGGATTTCGACTTTACCAGCGAAGAGGGCGCACCGTTTGCCGAAAATAAGGTGGGCAAGAAGAAGATTGTGGAGCAGCTGGCACCGTATCTGGTCACGAACCGGTACGGTGTACCGGAGTTTTTGGGACGACCGTTCGTAACGAGCGCTGGTGTTTGCACCACGTCCATTCCGGATGGCACCGTAAGCTAA
- the GluRS_2 gene encoding glutamyl-trna synthase (first step in heme synthesis, or involved in proteosyntesis; no targeting presequences detected, putative cytosolic location; Glutamate-tRNA ligase): MAYIERLQREQGILSNFQYGAFDVPPSSALGASVSDESLTSALDHEEDDSRHGPIVFPLQGKVPDEQPPRMRFAPSPTGSLHVGGARTALYNWLVARKGQAEEPQSNAAFVLRVEDTDLARSTKESENSVLADLEWLGLLWDEGPDMPSETAPYGPYRQSERGEVYYAVAQKLMDDGKAYRCFCTPEELDAMKADQEARGETPRYDGRWRDASVDDVQQALDEGKAYTVRFKVTDNSRVVIDDVVRGMVSWDAQATVGDFILLRSSGVPVYNFCVAVDDACMGITTVVRAEEHLTNTVRQALVLDALGAPRPRYAHCSLILGEDKQKLSKRHGATSCDQYRLDGFLPDAMINYLALLGWNDGTDNEIFARDELIDAFELDRVVKSPSVFDLEKLKWVNAQHLKLRTVEDLVPLVKQQILWQGMFKDGLVSDDSVDLGVIDFTYAATALAKQMMETTKDAALNAKTVLGYGLPATFTDVRDEEARTMIATGNFYALAQKLVAQYRSGEFPQDTQKGPACQFTQDYMAHMKSLAKELGLKGRHLFHPVRLALTGEMSGQDVTKQMSLLALATKADSVIDSQYVVDMETRM, from the exons ATGGCCTATATTGAACGACTCCAACGGGAACAAGGAATCTTGTCCAACTTTCAGTACGGTGCCTTTGACGTGCCGCCGTCTTCGGCACTGGGTGCCTCGGTATCCGACGAGTCCCTCACATCCGCACTGGACCACGAGGAAGATGATAGTCGTCACGGGCCGATTGTCTTTCCCCTGCAGGGCAAGGTCCCTGACGAACAACCCCCGCGCATGCGCTTTGCACCCTCACCCACCGGTTCGTTGCACGTGGGAGGAGCCCGGACCGCACTCTACAATTGGCTCGTCGCCCGGAAAGGACAAGCCGAAGAACCCCAATCCAACGCCGCCTTTGTCCTGCGGGTGGAAGATACCGATCTGGCACGATCTACCAAAG AATCCGAAAATTCCGTCCTCGCTGACTTGGAATGGCTAGGTTTGCTCTGGGACGAAGGTCCCGATATGCCGTCGGAAACGGCTCCCTACGGACCGTACCGACAGTCGGAACGGGGAGAAGTCTACTACGCCGTGGCACAGAAATTAATGGACGATGGCAAGGCCTACCGTTGCTTTTGTACCCCGGAGGAATTGGACGCCATGAAGGCGGACCAGGAAGCCCGTGGCGAGACACCGCGGTACGATGGTCGTTGGCGGGATGCCAGTGTCGACGACGTGCAACAGGCCCTCGACGAAGGGAAAGCCTACACGGTCCGCTTCAAAGTAACCGACAATTCGCGCGTCGTCATTGACGATGTCGTCCGCGGCATGGTTTCCTGGGACGCCCAGGCCACGGTAGGGGACTTTATTCTCTTGCGCAGTTCCGGTGTCCCCGTATACAACTTTTGCGTggccgtcgacgacgccTGCATGGGGATTACCACGGTTGTTCGGGCCGAAGAGCATTTGACCAATACCGTTCGTCAGGCCTTGGTACTGGACGCCCTCGGCGCTCCGCGTCCCCGGTACGCCCACTGTTCCTTGATTCTCGGCGAAGACAAACAGAAATTGTCCAAACGACACGGCGCCACGTCTTGTGATCAGTATCGTCTCGACGGTTTCTTACCGGATGCCATGATCAACTACCTCGCCTTGTTGGGATGGAACGACGGAACGGATAACGAGATTTTTGCCCGGGACGAACTCATTGATGCGTTTGAACTGGATCGCGTCGTCAAGAGTCCGTCAGTCTTTGATTTGGAGAAACTCAAATGGGTCAACGCACAACATCTGAAACTTCGTACCGTCGAAGACCTGGTGCCCCTCGTCAAGCAGCAAATATTGTGGCAGGGAATGTTCAAAGACGGTCTAGTATCGGACGATTCGGTGGATCTCGGTGTGATTGATTTCACCTACGCCGCCACGGCGTTGGCGAAACAAATGATGGAAACAACCAAGGACGCGGCCCTCAACGCCAAAACCGTGCTTGGTTACGGTTTGCCGGCCACGTTTACCGACGTGCGGGATGAGGAAGCCCGGACGATGATCGCCACGGGAAACTTTTATGCTCTCGCCCAAAAGCTGGTGGCGCAGTACCGGTCGGGGGAGTTCCCGC AAGACACGCAAAAGGGACCGGCGTGTCAATTTACGCAAGACTACATGGCGCACATGAAGTCACTGGCGAAGGAGTTGGGACTGAAGGGACGCCACTTGTTCCACCCGGTGCGACTCGCCTTGACGGGGGAAATGAGCGGACAGGATGTGACCAAGCAAATGTCGTTGCTGGCCTTGGCGACCAAGGCGGACTCGGTCATTGATTCGCAGTACGTCGTAGATATGGAAACACGAATGA
- a CDS encoding predicted protein, with protein MSTRSNLQPTSTPPAPTPPTKKHPLQHLIAGGCAGLVESSVCHPLDTIKTRMQLPAAGVVQAPLGPIGTARRIVQREGLLALYKGLTAVYTGIVPKMAIRFVSFEQYREFLTARLGNADKSNATQITFTAGLFSGLTEAVLVVTPAEVCKIRMQSQYHSMMDPTAMQHRKYTNVLQTAMLIVKEEGAGALYKGVVPTMLRQGCNQAVNFTAYSAIKQQVMQWQGTDSLASWQSLLIGGLSGGMGPVVNNPLDVVKTRLQKQVVAAGKPAKYTGLAQACVVIAKEEGVLALWKGITPRLMRIMPGQAITFMTYEAVSAQMTQWGLFGQ; from the exons ATGAGTACTCGTTCGAACCTTCAACCGACGTCAACACCGCCCGCTCCCACGCCGCCGACGAAAAAGCACCCCTTACAGCACTTGATTGCGGGAGGATGTGCCGGTCTCGTCGAGTCGTCCGTCTGTCATCCACTGGACACCATCAAGACCCGCATGCAACTGC CCGCCGCCGGCGTCGTGCAGGCACCCTTGGGACCCATCGGCACCGCCCGACGCATCGTGCAGCGGGAAGGACTCCTCGCACTCTACAAGGGACTCACGGCCGTTTATACCGGAATCGTTCCCAAAATGGCCATCCGATTCGTATCGTTCGAGCAGTATCGGGAGTTCCTCACGGCTCGCTTGGGAAACGCCGACAAGTCCAACGCGACGCAGATTACCTTCACGGCGGGGCTGTTCTCCGGTTTGACCGAAGCCGTCCTCGTTGTCACCCCCGCCGAAGTCTGCAAAATTCGGATGCAGTCGCAGTATCACTCCATGATGGATCCGACCGCTATGCAGCACCGCAAGTACACCAATGTCCTGCAGACGGCCATGCTCATTGTCAAGGAAGAAGGCGCGGGCGCGCTCTACAAGGGCGTGGTACCCACCATGCTGCGCCAAGGTTGCAACCAAGCCGTCAACTTTACGGCTTACAGTGCCATTAAACAGCAAGTCATGCAATGGCAAGGTACCGATAGTTTGGCGTCTTGGCAGAGTCTACTCATTGGAGGCTTGTCGGGTGGTATGGGTCCCGTCGTGAACAACCCCCTGGACGT GGTCAAGACACGTTTGCAGAAACAGGTTGTGGCGGCGGGCAAGCCAGCCAAGTATACCGGGTTGGCGCAGGCGTGCGTCGTCattgcgaaagaagaagGTGTCTTGGCGCTCTGGAAGGGCATCACCCCCCGATTGATGCGCATCATGCCGGGTCAGGCCATTACCTTTATGACCTACGAAGCCGTCTCGGCACAAATGACACAATGGGGCTTGTTTGGACAGTAG
- a CDS encoding predicted protein, giving the protein VVVLGSGWAAHALLKVADTYKIRLICVSPTNHFVFTPMLASAAVGTVEYRSMTEAVRSANPMIESYVEGKAVDIDVQNKRLTIQLEDLLDSVRVGKASTIHLDYDKLIVAVGCRVNDQMVPGAAEYCLRLKTCEDARRLRVAIGESLEYASRPDVADAPNLAAPDKEARQQERRRRATFCIVGGGPTGVELAGELADFVKDCTKPRKGSYQRLKDDIRIILIQGADSLVPQFDRDLRDHALKTLQKQNIEVRLNTRVNEVGDGYIKLAEKGGGVEETINNGVTVWAAGTSPVPFIDTLLSKLPEEARAVGGRVKVDKWLRCPTPTADTFGSILVLGDAAAAERDDSFLPQTAQVAGQQGAYVARLFNRDYDLTQTPPVYYDDKEAIDKAWLNVRGLKEAPGFDFLNLGLLAYVGDKQALSQVQLGDFPIASYAGSISFVLWRSVYLVKQVATRNRVLVSFDWLKSNLFGRDITRL; this is encoded by the exons GTGGTCGTTCTCGGTAGTGGATGGGCCGCCCACGCTTTACTCAAAGTTGCCGATACGTACAAGATTCGACTCATTTGCGTGTCGCCCACCAATCATTTCGTCTTCACACCGA TGCTCGCTTCCGCCGCGGTCGGTACGGTGGAATACCGCAGTATGACCGAAGCCGTCCGCTCCGCCAATCCCATGATTGAAAGCTACGTGGAAGGAAAAGCCGTCGATATTGACGTCCAAAACAAACGCCTAACCATCCAACTTGAAGATTTGCTGGACAGTGTCCGCGTCGGGAAGGCCAGTACCATTCACCTAGACTACGACAAGCTCATTGTCGCCGTTGGCTGTCGAGTCAATGATCAGATGGTCCCGGGCGCAGCGGAGTACTGCCTGCGACTCAAAACGTGCGAGGACGCGCGCCGCCTGCGGGTGGCCATTGGCGAGTCTTTAGAATACGCCAGTCGACCGGATGTGGCGGACGCCCCCAATCTGGCCGCTCCCGACAAGGAAGCACGGCAACAAGAACGCCGCCGTCGGGCTACCTTTTGCatcgttggtggtggaccaACGGGCGTCGAGTTGGCTGGGGAATTGGCAGACTTTGTCAAGGACTGTACCAAACCCCGTAAGGGTTCTTACCAACGTCTCAAGGACGATATTCGGATCATACTGATTCAGGGTGCCGATTCGCTGGTTCCGCAGTTTGACCGCGACTTGCGCGATCACGCACTCAAGACATTGCAGAAGCAAAACATCGAAGTCCGTCTCAATACCCGGGTCAACGAGGTCGGAGACGGCTACATCAAATTGGCAGAAAAGGGTGGAGGCGTGGAAGAAACGATCAACAACGGTGTGACGGTCTGGGCGGCCGGGACATCGCCGGTCCCTTTTATCGATACGCTTTTGTCCAAATTGCCGGAGGAAGCGCGCGCGGTTGGCGGTCGGGTCAAGGTGGACAAGTGGTTGCGCTGTCCAACACCGACTGCGGATACGTTTGGTTCCATTCTCGTGTTGGGTGACGCCGCCGCTGCGGAACGGGACGATTCGTTCCTACCACAGACGGCTCAAGTGGCCGGTCAACAGGGAGCGTACGTTGCACGCCTATTTAATCGCGACTACGACTTGACGCAAACTCCGCCCGTCTACTACGATGACAAGGAAGCCATAGACAAGGCCTGGTTGAACGTGCGCGGTTTAAAGGAAGCGCCGGgtttcgatttcttgaaTCTCGGTTTGCTGGCCTACGTGGGTGACAAGCAAGCGTTGTCGCAGGTGCAACTCGGGGATTTTCCCATTGCCAGCTACGCCGGTAGTATCTCGTTCGTGCTGTGGCGATCCGTATACCTGGTCAAGCAGGTGGCGACTCGTAATCGTGTCTTGGTGAGTTTTGACTGGTTGAAATCGAACCTGTTTGGACGTGACATTACGCGTCTGTAA
- a CDS encoding predicted protein, producing MEGCPVPSETGSPNETAPSFKPPANDSSSSSSFWSRLWWPTESGFTSSGSSSGSSATVDACPVPSTPSSLEQAAQYAQTPQPDQTVRLATARQVSSIPRGESSSLPQHQPNTTTNTTTNTTNTTTNTTNNNNNWVYPSEQQLYNAMRRKGWNNIPEESIEYVLQIHNVTNERTWRQIQLWEGLSESSTAVPSPGAPTLRLARFHGRPRDLSPKAFVYHKLLGQPAPFDRHDWYVERTDTHGRYQRYVIDYYETEPVYAAAPPGTKLPPVTYVDVRPALDHPRAVVLTGQRFLADAFPGIASRIRRLFPTLSNEK from the coding sequence ATGGAAGGCTGTCCCGTTCCATCCGAAACCGGATCACCAAACGAAACTGCTCCGTCTTTCAAGCCACCGGCGaacgattcgtcgtcgtcgtcgtcattttGGTCAAGGCTCTGGTGGCCGACGGAATCCGGTTTCACTAGTAGTGGcagtagtagtggtagtagTGCTACCGTCGACGCGTGTCCGGTTCCCTCCACTCCGTCGAGTCTCGAACAAGCCGCTCAATACGCCCAAACACCCCAACCGGATCAAACCGTACGTCTCGCCACGGCACGACAAGTCTCCAGTATCCCCCGTGGAGAGTCCTCGTCTCTTCCACAACATCAACCaaacaccaccaccaacaccacaacaaacactaccaacaccaccacaaacactaccaacaacaacaacaactggGTCTATCCCTCCGAACAGCAACTGTACAACGCCATGCGTCGGAAAGGATGGAACAACATTCCGGAAGAATCGATTGAATACGTTTTGCAGATACACAACGTTACCAACGAACGCACGTGGCGACAAATACAACTCTGGGAAGGTCTCTCGGAATCCTCCACGGCCGTACCGTCCCCGGGTGCACCCACCCTGCGTTTGGCTCGCTTTCACGGACGCCCCCGCGACTTGTCTCCCAAAGCATTCGTGTACCACAAACTGCTCGGACAACCGGCACCCTTTGATCGACACGACTGGTACGTGGAACGTACCGACACACACGGACGCTACCAACGCTACGTCATTGATTACTACGAAACGGAACCGGTGTACGCCGCCGCCCCGCCCGGAACGAAACTGCCCCCCGTTACGTATGTCGACGTCCGTCCGGCCCTCGATCATCCCCGAGCCGTCGTACTGACCGGACAACGATTCCTCGCGGATGCCTTTCCCGGCATTGCGTCCCGTATCCGACGTCTTTTCCCTACGCTATCCAACGAAAAGTAG
- a CDS encoding predicted protein — MKDRDRYDDGEALSIKKEEGYTALYAVLNVSPDASRADIQKAFKRLSRVFHPDKRVRLGVSTQNNGTNSMAEEAFQTIRQAHDVLSDPVLRLTYDYAGMLAVELLLRSHLARGDRNEPRGSHDESSRSTTTNKNEEDSDAEDPWDQDDDDDDDDEGNSLDLYVQVRDAPSYQYATQILDDALYRVQSHQASSRTHSLNGSLAFPHVLGGGGTQDGFWEQDRGSLQWQTKRQVSAQWTATLGAGSEVSRTAQTEMSTQLSLAYTRPGYGPVGSVDVISSSRMPAAPVVKIQSGRTLANQTNVLFSLAGSVDNPETWTYSFMSSRNILWNSPSSERRKQSHSDPSSPKTIHASWQLGISLLGKLQYFRVELRQPTLPHKWSARIGLDALAGTYETATYTVSYARPLAPQVG; from the exons ATGAAGGACCGCGACCGatacgacgacggcgaagcCCTCAGCATCAAGAAGGAGGAGGGGTACACGGCTCTGTACGCTGTCCTGAATGTGTCACCGGACGCTTCCCGAGCCGATATACAAAAGGCCTTTAAGCGACTGAGTCGAGTCTTTCATCCGGACAAGCGGGTGCGTCTCGGGGTGTCGACCCAAAACAATGGTACCAACAGTatggcggaagaagccttCCAGACGATTCGTCAAGCGCACGATGTTCTTTCGGATCCGGTTTTGCGCTTGACTTACGATTACGCCGGCATGTTGGCGGTGGAACTCCTGCTGCGCTCGCATTTGGCACGGGGCGATCGTAACGAACCAAGGGGCAGCCACGACGAGTCGTCGCGATCGACCACGACCAACAAAAATGAGGAGGATTCCGACGCGGAAGATCCCTGGGAccaggacgacgacgacgacgacgatgacgagggtAACTCTTTGGACTTGTACGTTCAAGTACGAGACGCCCCATCCTACCAGTATGCTACTCAAATACTAGACGATGCCTTGTATCGAGTGCAATCGCACCAAGCATCCTCACGCACACACTCGCTTAACGGTTCTCTCGCATTCCCTCACGTGCTCGGTGGTGGCGGTACACAGGACGGCTTTTGGGAGCAAGATCGCGGTAGTTTGCAATGGCAGACCAAACGACAAGTATCGGCGCAATGGACGGCAACGCTCGGGGCCGGTTCGGAAGTATCCCGGACGGCGCAAACGGAAATGTCCACGCAACTTTCGCTCGCCTATACCCGACCCGGTTACGGACCGGTGGGATCCGTGGATGTCATATCGTCCTCCCGAATGCCCGCAGCACCGGTCGTCAAAATTCAAAGTGGACGTACACTTGCCAACCAGACCAACGTGTTGTTCAGTTTAGCCGGATCCGTGGACAATCCGGAGACCTGGACGTATTCATTTATGTCCAGTCGGAATATTTTGTGGAATTCGCCTAGTAGTGAAAGACGCAAGCAAAGTCATTCGGACCCGTCGTCACCTAAAACGATTCACGCCTCGTGGCAGTTGGGAATTTCGTTGCTGGGAAAATTGCAGTATTTTCGGGTGGAATTGCGTCAACCTACGTTGCCGCATAAATGGAGTGCCCGCATCGGCCTCGATGCGCTCGCTGGTACCTACGAAACCGCCACGTACACTGTATCGTACGCGC GCCCTTTGGCACCACAAGTGGGCTGA